A single window of Acidobacteriota bacterium DNA harbors:
- a CDS encoding SGNH/GDSL hydrolase family protein — protein sequence MTQILRTTAFLSLIALGAACGQQDSPTSPSPTVANSSIFYTAIGASDGIGFGGSSPCLPFSDCPTGTGYVQTLRRQLAEGGRTVEHRNLSIPGSVLSKAVFDLAASIGRPIDSLAGNFIEREAPFVPTTTTHVTIFAGGNDANTIALAARSQGGADPNGFAATQIQQWGIDLEDLVARIRARAPNARIVALNLPNLAASPYLSGNPTAEKSLMQRVAVGLSDKINALQSKNVLVVDLMCDARLYLPSNYAADGFHPSDGGYAVFAELTLPALRDGTNRTPSTTCPQRRVFP from the coding sequence ATGACACAAATCCTGCGCACGACGGCGTTTCTCAGCCTAATCGCCCTGGGCGCCGCCTGCGGTCAGCAGGATTCGCCCACTTCGCCATCCCCAACGGTTGCCAATTCATCCATTTTTTACACGGCGATCGGCGCCAGTGACGGGATTGGCTTTGGCGGGTCGTCGCCCTGCCTGCCGTTTTCCGACTGCCCCACAGGCACCGGCTACGTCCAGACCTTGCGCCGCCAGTTGGCCGAGGGCGGCCGAACCGTCGAACACCGCAACCTCAGCATTCCTGGGTCGGTCCTGAGCAAGGCGGTGTTCGACCTGGCTGCCTCGATCGGCCGCCCGATTGATTCGCTGGCCGGCAACTTCATCGAACGCGAGGCGCCGTTCGTGCCGACGACGACGACCCACGTGACAATTTTCGCGGGCGGTAATGACGCCAATACGATTGCCCTCGCGGCGAGATCGCAAGGCGGGGCCGATCCCAACGGGTTCGCGGCCACGCAGATCCAGCAATGGGGTATCGACCTCGAGGACCTGGTGGCCCGGATCCGTGCGCGTGCGCCCAACGCGCGGATCGTGGCCCTCAACCTCCCCAATCTGGCGGCGTCACCCTACCTCTCGGGTAACCCGACCGCCGAGAAGAGCCTGATGCAGCGGGTGGCTGTCGGCCTGTCGGACAAAATCAACGCGCTACAGTCAAAAAACGTACTCGTGGTCGATCTGATGTGCGATGCGCGGCTCTATCTGCCGTCCAACTACGCCGCTGACGGCTTTCACCCAAGTGATGGCGGCTACGCCGTGTTCGCCGAACTGACCCTCCCGGCCCTGAGGGACGGCACGAATCGCACGCCGTCAACGACCTGCCCGCAACGCCGCGTCTTTCCCTAG
- a CDS encoding glutamine synthetase III yields the protein MGSAALGEAIKGIRGWAMTEGRLAHTPANVKDTFGARVFSDKVQQARLPKPAYKALRDTIMRGEALDASTADAVASALKDWAVEHGASHFTHWFQPLTGITAEKHDSFYGPTADGRALAEFSGKELVRGEPDASSFPSGGIRSTFEARGYTAWDPTSPPWLLVHNNSATLVIPTAFVSWTGAALDKKTPLLRSMEALSAQAVRVLKLFGSSATRVTATFGPEQEYFLIDSNFYFARPDLLNAGRTLFGARPPKGQELEDQYFGSIPERVLAFMAEAEAELYKCGVPIKTRHNEVAPSQYEVAPIFESANVATDHQMMTMETLKRVAPKYGLACLQHEKPFAGVNGSGKHLNWSMGDDLGNNLLNPGDTPHDNMQFLFFCTAVIRAVDVSQGLLRMSIAHAGNDHRLGANEAPPAILSVFLGDMLTEIFDQVEGGGAKSTKAGGFLDIGVAALPQLPRDAGDRNRTSPFAFTGNKFEFRAVGSTQNVALPGTCLNVAVADSLDALATELEAKLAKGEALEAAVASLLRATIKKHKRIIFNGNGYSNEWQKEAAKRGLLNLKNTVDALPEIIKPGVIKAFEKFKVLTEAELHARFEINLETYCKTINIEAQLMVLMANRYILPAAFEYVKRVGQSVAAARAGGVPSKEGKKVLAQIVKLTDAFRAQTERLAAALDHSSASSEKHAKYMRDTIVPAMVKLRDLGDQIEVVVPHEVWPLPTYREMLFVK from the coding sequence ATGGGTTCCGCAGCATTGGGCGAGGCAATCAAGGGCATCCGCGGGTGGGCTATGACCGAGGGGCGGTTGGCGCACACCCCCGCGAACGTGAAAGACACGTTCGGCGCGCGCGTGTTCAGCGACAAGGTCCAGCAGGCCAGGCTGCCGAAGCCCGCATACAAGGCGCTGCGCGACACCATCATGCGCGGGGAAGCGCTCGACGCGTCGACGGCCGATGCCGTCGCCTCGGCGCTGAAGGATTGGGCGGTCGAGCACGGCGCGTCGCACTTTACGCACTGGTTCCAGCCGCTCACCGGCATCACCGCCGAGAAGCACGACTCGTTCTACGGCCCCACGGCCGATGGCCGCGCCCTGGCGGAATTCAGCGGCAAGGAACTGGTCCGCGGCGAGCCCGACGCCTCGAGCTTCCCGTCGGGCGGCATTCGCAGCACCTTCGAGGCCCGTGGCTATACGGCATGGGACCCGACCAGCCCTCCCTGGCTCCTGGTCCACAACAACAGCGCGACGCTGGTGATTCCCACGGCGTTTGTCAGCTGGACCGGCGCGGCGCTCGACAAGAAGACGCCCCTGCTCCGCTCCATGGAAGCGCTCTCGGCGCAGGCGGTGCGCGTGCTCAAGCTCTTCGGCTCGAGCGCAACCCGCGTGACCGCGACCTTCGGACCCGAGCAGGAGTACTTCCTGATCGACAGCAACTTCTACTTCGCGCGGCCTGACCTGCTGAACGCCGGGCGCACGCTGTTCGGCGCCCGTCCGCCCAAGGGCCAGGAGCTCGAAGATCAGTACTTCGGCTCGATCCCGGAACGCGTCCTCGCCTTCATGGCCGAGGCCGAAGCCGAGCTCTACAAGTGCGGCGTGCCGATCAAGACGCGTCACAACGAGGTCGCGCCGTCGCAGTACGAAGTCGCGCCGATCTTCGAGAGCGCCAACGTCGCCACCGACCACCAGATGATGACCATGGAGACGCTGAAGCGCGTCGCGCCGAAGTACGGGCTGGCCTGCCTGCAGCACGAGAAGCCGTTTGCCGGCGTCAACGGCTCGGGCAAGCACCTCAACTGGAGCATGGGCGACGACCTGGGCAACAACCTGTTGAACCCGGGCGATACGCCGCACGACAACATGCAGTTCCTGTTCTTCTGCACCGCGGTGATTCGCGCGGTTGACGTCTCGCAGGGCCTGCTGCGCATGAGCATTGCCCACGCCGGCAACGACCACCGCCTCGGCGCCAACGAGGCGCCACCGGCGATCCTGTCGGTGTTCCTCGGCGACATGCTCACCGAGATATTCGATCAGGTGGAAGGCGGCGGAGCCAAGAGCACCAAGGCCGGCGGCTTCCTCGACATTGGCGTCGCCGCGCTGCCGCAGCTGCCGCGCGATGCCGGCGACCGCAACCGCACCTCGCCGTTTGCCTTCACCGGCAACAAGTTCGAGTTCCGCGCCGTCGGCTCGACCCAGAACGTCGCGCTGCCAGGCACCTGCCTCAACGTTGCCGTCGCCGACTCGCTCGACGCGCTCGCCACCGAGCTCGAGGCCAAGCTGGCCAAGGGCGAAGCACTCGAAGCCGCCGTCGCGTCGCTCCTGCGCGCGACCATCAAGAAGCACAAGCGGATCATCTTCAACGGTAACGGCTACTCGAACGAATGGCAGAAGGAAGCGGCCAAGCGCGGCCTGCTGAACCTGAAGAACACCGTCGATGCCCTGCCCGAGATCATCAAGCCCGGCGTGATCAAGGCGTTCGAGAAGTTCAAGGTCTTGACCGAGGCCGAACTCCACGCCCGTTTCGAGATCAACCTCGAAACCTACTGCAAGACGATCAATATCGAGGCGCAGCTGATGGTGTTGATGGCCAACCGCTACATCCTGCCGGCGGCGTTCGAGTACGTGAAGCGGGTCGGCCAGAGCGTCGCGGCGGCCAGGGCCGGCGGCGTGCCCAGCAAGGAAGGCAAGAAGGTGCTGGCGCAGATCGTCAAGCTGACCGACGCGTTCCGCGCCCAGACCGAACGGCTGGCGGCGGCCCTCGACCACAGCAGCGCCTCGTCCGAGAAGCACGCCAAGTACATGCGCGACACGATCGTGCCGGCCATGGTCAAGCTGCGTGATCTGGGCGACCAGATCGAGGTGGTCGTGCCGCACGAAGTGTGGCCGCTGCCGACCTACCGCGAGATGTTGTTCGTAAAGTAG